The Desulfomicrobium orale DSM 12838 genome includes a window with the following:
- a CDS encoding glycosyltransferase family 9 protein: protein MTDLSTFEPARILLCQLRQIGDVLLSTPSIRLLAERFPQAEIDVFTEKKCLPVLENNPRIHSVWAVDRKKLPTFFHELAFYARIARRKYDLVVDFQQLPRCRFVTLFSRAGVRLSYPPPWYNRPLYTHTVRPVDGYSGMFRASLLAPLNIRWQGEPPELFLTDAEKKRAAGYLAGHALAPGNFITLDPTHRRSTRLWPARHYGRLIGQVHAARPDLRFFILYGPGERDMAREVLSHCPAPAACVLPDEVIGLRQMAAVQSLARLHVGNCSAPRHFAVAVGTPSLTVLGATSGGWRFPSARHQDVHLDLPCRPCNQNTCARKDHACLENLEPEPVASRLLDMLALK, encoded by the coding sequence ATGACCGACCTCTCCACCTTCGAGCCTGCCCGTATCCTGCTCTGCCAGCTCCGGCAGATCGGCGACGTGCTCCTGTCCACGCCGTCCATCCGCCTGCTGGCCGAACGGTTCCCCCAGGCGGAGATAGATGTCTTCACCGAGAAAAAGTGCCTTCCGGTGCTGGAAAATAATCCGCGCATCCATTCTGTCTGGGCCGTGGACAGAAAAAAGCTGCCCACCTTTTTCCATGAACTGGCTTTTTATGCCCGCATCGCCCGCCGGAAGTACGATCTGGTGGTGGATTTCCAGCAGCTGCCGCGCTGCCGGTTCGTGACGCTGTTCAGCCGCGCCGGAGTCCGCCTGAGCTACCCGCCGCCCTGGTACAACCGCCCTCTCTACACCCACACCGTCCGGCCGGTGGATGGTTATTCGGGCATGTTCCGGGCCAGCCTCCTCGCGCCGCTGAACATCCGCTGGCAGGGAGAACCGCCGGAGCTTTTTCTGACGGATGCGGAAAAGAAACGGGCCGCCGGATATCTGGCCGGGCACGCCCTCGCGCCCGGAAATTTCATCACCCTGGACCCCACTCACCGCCGCTCCACCCGGCTGTGGCCCGCGCGGCATTACGGACGGCTGATCGGTCAGGTCCACGCCGCCCGGCCGGACCTGCGCTTCTTCATCCTGTACGGTCCGGGCGAAAGGGATATGGCCCGCGAAGTGTTGAGCCATTGTCCCGCCCCCGCCGCCTGTGTCCTCCCGGACGAGGTCATCGGCCTGCGCCAGATGGCCGCCGTGCAGTCTCTGGCCCGCCTGCATGTGGGCAACTGTTCTGCGCCCAGACATTTCGCCGTTGCCGTGGGCACGCCGTCCCTGACCGTTCTGGGGGCCACCAGCGGCGGCTGGCGGTTTCCGTCCGCGCGGCATCAGGATGTCCATCTGGATCTGCCCTGCCGTCCCTGCAACCAGAACACCTGCGCCCGGAAAGACCACGCCTGTCTGGAAAATCTGGAGCCGGAGCCCGTCGCCTCGCGGCTTCTGGACATGCTCGCCCTGAAATAG
- a CDS encoding helix-turn-helix transcriptional regulator, producing MSDQPSHAQPLSVGEVFFAAHAPCPAGAAVKLTIVPDFGDAHSGGIPHHFQVPARVVRAETGTGIAFNPRDISAVQPARPEQEGTGRPATIGIVGETLCLNDLLAARICQDTGANCSHSPLLPRLMAAITPDLVLLDCAEASVSSQLELIARENLSTRLTYMAFFNVRDAKSPAMEVSLINTGIRGIFYRDIPFRLLLKGVRSILNNQLWFSREAMSDSLLGKKRLAADQADACSDELSPREKEILLMLAEGASNKDIADKLFLSLNTIKSHIYNIYKKIGVPNRSQATLWASRCLNPKR from the coding sequence ATGTCTGATCAGCCCTCTCACGCCCAGCCTCTGTCCGTGGGTGAAGTGTTTTTCGCGGCACACGCGCCATGCCCGGCCGGAGCCGCCGTGAAACTGACCATTGTACCGGACTTCGGCGATGCCCACTCCGGCGGGATACCGCACCATTTTCAGGTCCCGGCCAGAGTGGTTCGGGCGGAAACCGGCACGGGCATCGCCTTCAACCCAAGGGATATCTCGGCGGTCCAGCCAGCCCGTCCCGAACAGGAAGGCACCGGCCGTCCTGCCACAATCGGCATTGTGGGCGAAACGCTGTGCCTGAATGATCTGCTGGCCGCCCGAATCTGTCAGGACACCGGCGCCAATTGCAGCCATTCGCCCCTGCTGCCCCGGCTCATGGCGGCGATCACGCCCGATCTGGTGCTGCTGGACTGCGCCGAAGCCTCCGTTTCCAGTCAACTGGAACTCATCGCCAGGGAAAATCTGTCCACCAGACTCACATATATGGCCTTTTTCAACGTCCGGGACGCGAAGTCGCCGGCGATGGAGGTCAGTCTCATCAATACCGGTATCCGGGGTATTTTCTACCGCGACATTCCTTTCAGGCTGCTGCTGAAGGGGGTACGCTCCATCCTGAACAACCAGCTCTGGTTCTCGCGGGAGGCCATGTCCGATTCCCTGCTCGGCAAGAAAAGGCTCGCCGCCGATCAGGCGGACGCTTGTTCCGACGAGTTGAGCCCGCGCGAAAAAGAAATCCTGCTCATGCTGGCCGAGGGCGCGTCCAACAAGGATATCGCGGACAAGCTTTTCCTCAGCCTGAACACCATAAAATCCCACATCTACAACATTTACAAAAAGATCGGTGTGCCCAACCGCTCGCAGGCCACGCTTTGGGCCTCCAGGTGCCTGAACCCGAAGCGCTGA
- a CDS encoding NAD-dependent succinate-semialdehyde dehydrogenase, with protein sequence MNLKDPSLLRQACLIGGQWTEADDKSVMAVANKATGETIGSVPGCGRAETERAIAAAGRAFPRWSAKTARERGRLLHAWHDLIVENIDDLALILTSEQGKPLAEAKGEIMAGCSYIDWFAEEGRRAYGEIIPTPWPGKQPLVIRQPVGVAAAITPWNFPSSMITRKAAPALAVGCPIIVKPASATPFSALALAVLAERAGIPAGIFSVITGSAREIGDVLCQSPQVRALSFTGSTPVGKELMARCAPTMKKLSFELGGNAPFILFRDGDMDAAVRQAVGCKFRNAGQTCICVNRFLVESEIHDEFVHRLKAEAEKIVLGDGTKPGVTQGPLIDAKTPGFMRELLDDATAKGAAIVCGGKQPALGGGFFEPTVVTGVTPQMRLFREEIFGPVAPVTMFSTEDEAVALANDTSYGLASYVFTRDLARMWRVAGRLEYGMVGANETTLATGETPFGGVKESGLGREGGRQGLDEYLETKYILLGGLDG encoded by the coding sequence ATGAATCTGAAGGACCCTTCCCTGCTGCGCCAAGCCTGCCTGATCGGCGGCCAGTGGACCGAAGCGGACGATAAAAGCGTCATGGCCGTTGCCAACAAGGCTACGGGCGAAACCATCGGCTCCGTGCCCGGTTGCGGCCGGGCGGAAACGGAAAGGGCCATTGCCGCCGCCGGCCGGGCTTTTCCCCGGTGGAGCGCAAAAACGGCCAGAGAGCGCGGCCGTCTGCTGCACGCCTGGCACGACCTGATCGTGGAAAACATCGATGACCTGGCCCTGATTCTGACGTCGGAGCAGGGCAAGCCTCTGGCCGAGGCCAAAGGCGAAATCATGGCCGGATGTTCGTACATCGACTGGTTCGCCGAGGAAGGCCGCCGGGCCTACGGGGAAATCATCCCCACCCCGTGGCCGGGGAAACAGCCTCTGGTCATCCGCCAGCCCGTGGGTGTGGCCGCGGCCATCACGCCGTGGAACTTTCCCAGTTCCATGATCACGCGCAAAGCCGCTCCGGCCCTGGCCGTAGGCTGCCCCATCATCGTCAAGCCCGCTTCGGCCACGCCGTTCTCCGCTCTGGCTTTGGCCGTGCTGGCTGAGCGCGCGGGCATTCCGGCCGGAATTTTCTCCGTCATCACGGGGAGCGCGCGGGAAATCGGCGATGTCCTGTGCCAGAGCCCTCAGGTGCGGGCGCTCAGCTTCACCGGCTCCACTCCCGTGGGCAAGGAGCTCATGGCCCGCTGCGCTCCGACCATGAAAAAGCTCTCTTTCGAGCTGGGCGGCAACGCGCCTTTCATCCTGTTCCGGGACGGCGACATGGACGCGGCCGTGCGTCAGGCCGTGGGATGCAAATTCCGCAACGCCGGGCAGACCTGCATCTGCGTCAACCGCTTTCTGGTTGAGAGCGAAATTCATGACGAGTTCGTCCACCGCCTCAAGGCCGAAGCGGAAAAAATCGTGCTGGGTGACGGCACGAAACCCGGCGTGACCCAGGGGCCGCTCATCGACGCCAAAACTCCCGGCTTCATGCGGGAGCTGCTGGATGACGCCACGGCCAAGGGCGCGGCCATCGTCTGCGGGGGCAAACAGCCCGCTCTGGGCGGCGGCTTTTTCGAGCCCACCGTGGTCACCGGGGTCACGCCGCAGATGCGGCTTTTCCGGGAGGAAATTTTCGGACCCGTGGCGCCCGTGACCATGTTTTCCACCGAGGATGAGGCCGTGGCCCTGGCCAACGACACGTCCTACGGTCTGGCGAGCTATGTCTTCACCCGCGATCTGGCCCGGATGTGGCGGGTGGCTGGCAGGCTGGAATACGGCATGGTCGGCGCCAACGAAACCACCCTGGCCACGGGTGAGACACCCTTCGGCGGCGTGAAGGAAAGCGGCCTGGGCCGCGAGGGTGGCAGACAGGGGCTGGATGAGTATCTGGAGACCAAATACATCCTGCTGGGCGGCCTGGACGGGTAG
- the metW gene encoding methionine biosynthesis protein MetW, which translates to MHADTGAELRFDLRIVASWIEPGSRVLDLGCGDGRLLRVLRDAKNVRGLGIEHDEEEVVAAIAQGLSVIHGDINQELTGFPDNAFDYVVVSQTLQQAYAPTELIRQMLRVGRLGIVSFPNFCYWRIRLQMLCSGHVPVTRELPFHWYDTPNIRVLSLEDFRRYSRAVPFTVRRSLAVNPSAGGGLREVRFWPNLAASYGIFMISGTQSG; encoded by the coding sequence ATGCACGCTGACACAGGCGCGGAACTTCGCTTTGACCTGCGCATCGTGGCCTCGTGGATCGAGCCGGGCTCGCGGGTGCTGGATCTGGGCTGCGGCGACGGGCGGCTACTGCGCGTGCTGCGCGATGCCAAAAACGTGCGCGGACTGGGCATAGAACACGACGAGGAAGAGGTCGTCGCGGCCATAGCCCAGGGGCTGTCCGTGATACATGGAGACATCAATCAGGAGCTGACCGGTTTTCCGGACAACGCCTTCGACTATGTGGTGGTCAGCCAGACCCTGCAACAGGCATACGCGCCCACGGAACTGATCCGGCAGATGCTGCGGGTGGGCAGGCTCGGCATCGTCAGTTTCCCCAATTTCTGCTACTGGCGGATCAGATTGCAGATGCTCTGCTCCGGGCACGTGCCCGTCACCAGGGAACTGCCGTTTCACTGGTACGACACGCCCAACATCCGTGTGCTCAGTCTGGAGGACTTCCGGCGCTACTCGCGGGCCGTGCCCTTCACGGTGCGGCGGTCCCTGGCCGTGAACCCGTCCGCCGGAGGCGGCCTGCGGGAAGTGCGGTTCTGGCCGAATCTGGCGGCCTCCTACGGAATATTCATGATTTCCGGGACACAGAGCGGATAG
- a CDS encoding O-acetylhomoserine aminocarboxypropyltransferase/cysteine synthase family protein: MRFETQAVHSGCTPDATGSRAVPVHRTAAYQFRDTDHAADLFALREAGHIYSRISNPTQEALETRLAALEGGKGALALSSGTAAIHYTVINICRQGDEMISSTNLYGGTHTMFAYILPDAGITTRFVDIHNADAVRAAITDKTRLIFTEAIGNPALDVVNVRELAQIAHEHGLPLVVDGTFTTPYLFRPLEHGADIVIHSLTKWMGGYGTIIGGAVIDGGSFDWTDPKFALYNEPDHSYHGLRYARDLGDLNHLAFIMRMRLVPLRNLGACMSPDNCWLFLQGLETLPLRMERHSENALAVAEFLSRHPKVSWVRYPGLPSDPSYPLARDMFPRGCGGMVVFGVAGGLEAGRTFINRLKLISHLANVGDAKTLAIHPASTTHSQLDARQQQAGGITPDLIRLSVGIEHIDDILEDLDQAL, encoded by the coding sequence ATGCGATTTGAAACCCAGGCCGTGCACAGCGGCTGCACACCCGACGCCACGGGCTCCCGCGCCGTTCCCGTACACCGTACCGCGGCCTACCAGTTCCGGGACACGGACCACGCCGCCGATCTCTTCGCCCTGCGCGAGGCGGGACATATTTACTCCCGCATCAGCAACCCGACCCAGGAGGCCCTGGAAACCCGGCTGGCCGCGCTGGAAGGCGGCAAAGGCGCGCTGGCTCTGTCTTCGGGCACCGCGGCCATCCATTACACGGTCATCAACATCTGCCGTCAGGGCGATGAAATGATCTCGTCCACCAATCTGTACGGCGGCACCCACACCATGTTCGCCTACATCCTGCCCGACGCGGGCATCACCACCCGCTTCGTGGACATCCACAATGCGGATGCCGTACGCGCGGCCATCACGGACAAGACCCGGCTCATTTTCACGGAAGCCATCGGCAATCCGGCCCTGGACGTGGTCAATGTCAGGGAGCTGGCCCAAATCGCCCACGAACACGGCCTGCCTCTGGTGGTGGACGGCACCTTCACCACGCCGTACCTGTTCCGGCCCCTGGAGCACGGAGCGGACATCGTGATTCACTCCCTGACCAAATGGATGGGCGGATACGGCACCATTATCGGCGGAGCGGTGATCGACGGCGGCAGCTTCGACTGGACCGATCCGAAATTCGCCCTCTACAACGAGCCGGACCATTCCTACCACGGCCTGCGCTACGCCCGCGATCTGGGCGATCTGAACCATCTGGCCTTCATCATGCGCATGCGGCTGGTGCCCCTGCGCAATCTCGGCGCCTGCATGAGCCCGGACAACTGCTGGCTGTTCCTGCAGGGTCTGGAAACCCTGCCCCTGCGCATGGAACGCCACAGCGAGAACGCCCTGGCCGTGGCCGAATTTCTGTCCCGCCATCCCAAGGTGTCCTGGGTGCGCTATCCCGGCCTGCCAAGCGACCCCTCGTATCCGCTGGCCAGAGACATGTTCCCGCGCGGCTGCGGCGGCATGGTGGTCTTCGGCGTGGCCGGAGGACTGGAGGCCGGCCGGACCTTCATCAACAGACTGAAGCTCATTTCGCATCTGGCCAACGTGGGCGACGCCAAGACTCTGGCCATCCACCCGGCCAGCACCACGCATTCCCAGCTGGACGCCAGACAGCAGCAGGCGGGAGGCATCACCCCGGATCTGATCCGCCTGTCCGTGGGCATCGAGCATATCGACGACATTCTGGAAGATCTGGACCAGGCGCTGTAA
- the metX gene encoding homoserine O-acetyltransferase MetX, giving the protein MTKNTTASVGLVRTQFFTFGHKPEAMVLDSGVALSPVTLAYETYGALNADRSNAVLICHALTGDAHVAGYHSDEDKPGWWEDYVGPGKPIDTDRYFVICSNVLGSCMGSSGPASLNPATGGYWGLDFPLVTIADMVRAQRELLRHLGIEHLLAVIGGSLGGMQALQWAASYPDMMDGVLALATTSRHSPQAIAFNEVARQSIMSDPHWNGGDYYDAQRPDLGLAVARMIGHITYLSDESMHVKFGRELRHGGGFAFNFETEFQVESYLHHQGKKFVERFDANAFLYVTKAADYFDLDLTNSDSPARQALGRTKARFLLVSFTSDWLYPTYQSRQVVEVLKQLGRDATFCEITAAWGHDAFLLPGTHLETAIGGFLGGLHAR; this is encoded by the coding sequence ATGACAAAAAACACCACTGCAAGTGTGGGCCTGGTCCGCACGCAATTCTTCACCTTCGGCCACAAGCCCGAGGCTATGGTTCTGGACAGCGGTGTGGCTCTGTCGCCCGTAACCCTGGCCTACGAGACATACGGCGCCCTCAACGCCGACCGCTCCAACGCGGTGCTCATCTGCCACGCCCTGACCGGCGACGCCCACGTGGCCGGATACCATTCGGACGAGGACAAGCCCGGCTGGTGGGAAGATTACGTCGGCCCGGGCAAGCCCATCGACACGGACCGCTATTTCGTGATCTGCTCCAACGTGCTGGGCAGCTGCATGGGCTCTTCCGGCCCGGCGTCCCTCAATCCGGCCACGGGTGGCTACTGGGGGCTCGATTTTCCGCTGGTGACCATCGCCGACATGGTCCGGGCCCAGCGGGAACTGCTCCGCCACCTGGGCATCGAGCATCTGCTGGCCGTGATCGGCGGCTCTCTCGGGGGCATGCAGGCCCTGCAATGGGCGGCCAGCTATCCGGACATGATGGACGGCGTGCTGGCCCTGGCCACCACCAGCCGCCACTCGCCCCAGGCCATCGCCTTCAACGAAGTGGCGCGGCAGTCCATCATGAGCGACCCGCACTGGAACGGCGGCGACTACTACGACGCCCAGCGGCCCGATCTGGGGCTGGCCGTGGCCCGCATGATCGGACACATCACCTATCTTTCGGACGAGTCCATGCACGTGAAGTTCGGCCGCGAACTGCGCCACGGCGGCGGCTTCGCCTTCAACTTCGAAACGGAATTCCAAGTGGAAAGCTACCTGCACCATCAGGGCAAGAAATTCGTGGAACGCTTCGACGCCAACGCCTTCCTTTACGTGACCAAGGCCGCCGACTACTTCGATCTGGATCTGACCAATTCCGACAGCCCGGCCCGACAGGCTCTGGGGCGGACAAAAGCCCGCTTTCTGCTGGTTTCCTTCACCTCGGACTGGCTCTACCCCACCTATCAGTCCCGGCAGGTGGTGGAGGTGCTGAAGCAACTGGGGCGGGACGCGACCTTCTGCGAGATCACGGCGGCCTGGGGACACGACGCCTTTCTGCTCCCCGGCACGCATCTGGAGACGGCCATCGGCGGCTTTCTGGGAGGACTCCATGCACGCTGA
- the gmk gene encoding guanylate kinase, producing the protein MSSPGMMLVISAPSGAGKSTLIRHLASTFDMFAFSVSCTTRAPRPGEQDGREYHFLDQEEFLRRRNAGYFAEWAEVHGNYYGTPRRATEELLAAGRDVIFDIDVQGARQLRENMGQGCYVFVFPPSRQVLRDRLIGRGTENEEAVARRLASARKEIEASGWFDHWIVNGDLCRAQDELRAIYLAEKTKPRYQDGWRTEVRRQWELP; encoded by the coding sequence ATGAGTAGTCCGGGCATGATGCTGGTCATCAGTGCGCCTTCGGGCGCGGGTAAAAGCACTCTCATCCGCCACCTGGCCTCGACCTTCGACATGTTCGCCTTTTCCGTCTCCTGCACCACCAGAGCGCCCCGGCCGGGCGAGCAGGACGGACGGGAGTATCATTTTCTGGATCAGGAAGAATTTCTGCGCCGCAGGAATGCCGGATATTTCGCCGAATGGGCCGAGGTGCACGGCAATTATTACGGAACGCCGCGCCGGGCCACGGAAGAGCTGCTGGCCGCCGGCCGGGACGTGATCTTCGACATCGACGTGCAGGGCGCGAGACAGCTGCGGGAGAACATGGGGCAGGGCTGTTACGTGTTCGTCTTTCCGCCGTCCCGGCAGGTCCTGCGGGACCGGCTGATCGGGCGCGGCACCGAGAACGAAGAGGCCGTGGCCCGGCGGCTGGCCTCGGCCCGCAAGGAGATAGAGGCCAGCGGCTGGTTCGATCACTGGATCGTGAACGGCGACCTTTGCCGCGCTCAGGACGAACTGCGGGCCATCTATCTGGCAGAGAAGACAAAACCCCGGTATCAGGACGGGTGGCGGACCGAAGTTCGTCGTCAGTGGGAGCTGCCATGA
- a CDS encoding 6-phosphofructokinase gives MGLKRLGILTGGGDCSGLNAVIRAVTRTAIIQYGAEVIGLENGFDGLIFGRTMELTTAATRDILTLGGTILGTTNKGNPFAYRDFDENGEMRVHDLSAQAMDTFRSLGLDCLFVVGGEGTLELAYKFQLMGMPVVGIPKTIDNDLMGTDYTFGFQTAVQVACDAMDRLHTTGRSHDRVMILEVMGRYAGWIALEAGLAGGAHIILIPEIPYRLDNVVTKIQHRIRGGSPFSIIMVAEGAREEGGERIVQGAADGRLQGVEQLGGVGFYLAQRIRERIPLEVRTTVLGHIQRGGSPTAFDRVLGTRLGAAAVDAAARGEFGVMVALETPDIVLRPLAELAGICRTVPVDHQLIRTAEATGVNLGRGAM, from the coding sequence ATGGGCTTGAAACGCTTGGGCATCCTGACCGGCGGCGGGGACTGTTCCGGCCTGAACGCGGTCATCCGGGCCGTGACCCGGACGGCCATCATCCAGTACGGAGCCGAAGTCATCGGGCTGGAAAACGGATTTGACGGGCTCATCTTCGGAAGGACCATGGAGCTGACCACGGCCGCGACCAGGGACATCCTCACTCTGGGCGGCACCATCCTCGGCACCACCAACAAGGGCAATCCCTTCGCCTACCGGGACTTTGACGAAAACGGCGAAATGCGCGTACACGACCTTTCGGCCCAGGCCATGGACACCTTCCGCTCTCTGGGGCTGGACTGTCTTTTCGTGGTCGGCGGCGAAGGCACGCTGGAACTGGCCTACAAGTTTCAGCTCATGGGCATGCCTGTGGTGGGCATCCCCAAAACCATCGACAACGATCTGATGGGCACGGACTATACCTTCGGCTTCCAGACCGCCGTGCAGGTGGCCTGTGACGCCATGGACCGCCTGCACACCACCGGCCGCAGCCACGACCGGGTCATGATTCTCGAAGTCATGGGCCGCTACGCCGGGTGGATCGCTCTGGAGGCCGGACTGGCCGGCGGCGCGCACATCATTCTCATCCCGGAAATCCCGTACCGGCTGGACAACGTGGTGACCAAAATCCAGCATCGCATCCGCGGCGGCAGCCCGTTCAGCATCATCATGGTGGCCGAGGGCGCGCGCGAGGAAGGTGGAGAACGCATTGTTCAGGGCGCGGCGGATGGCCGCCTGCAGGGTGTGGAACAACTGGGCGGAGTGGGCTTCTACTTGGCCCAGCGGATTCGGGAGCGGATCCCGCTGGAGGTGCGGACCACTGTGCTCGGACACATCCAGCGCGGCGGTTCGCCCACGGCTTTCGACCGGGTGCTGGGCACGCGTTTGGGAGCGGCGGCTGTGGACGCGGCCGCGCGCGGAGAGTTCGGAGTCATGGTGGCCCTGGAAACTCCGGACATCGTGTTGAGGCCGCTGGCGGAACTGGCCGGAATCTGCCGGACGGTCCCCGTGGATCACCAGCTCATCCGCACGGCCGAAGCCACGGGCGTGAATCTGGGACGCGGGGCCATGTGA
- a CDS encoding DUF370 domain-containing protein codes for MDKKKLLNIGFGNAVVMNRVVAIVGPSSSPMRRLREEARQDGRLIDATQGRKTRSIIITDSNHCILSAIQAETISQRFTAGDSDE; via the coding sequence ATGGACAAGAAGAAACTGCTGAACATCGGCTTCGGCAACGCCGTGGTCATGAACCGGGTGGTGGCCATCGTGGGGCCGTCCTCTTCTCCCATGCGCCGGCTGCGGGAAGAGGCCAGGCAGGACGGGCGGCTCATCGACGCCACCCAGGGGCGCAAGACCCGCTCCATCATCATCACGGACTCCAACCACTGCATCCTGTCCGCCATCCAGGCGGAAACCATCAGCCAACGCTTCACCGCGGGAGACAGCGATGAGTAG
- a CDS encoding DJ-1/PfpI family protein: MAKKILMLVGDYVEDYEVMVPFQALTMLGYAVDAVCPDKKAGEFVRTSIHDFEGDQTYSEKRGHNFTLNKDFTAVDTAEYAGLVIPGGRAPEYIRLNPRVLEITREFHSAGKPIAAICHGPLVLVTAGVLQGKSCSAYPACGPDVTCSGGKYADIALDKAHVDGNLVTAPAWPAHPDWIAKFAALLGAKITI; encoded by the coding sequence ATGGCAAAAAAGATACTGATGCTGGTTGGCGATTATGTGGAAGACTATGAGGTGATGGTCCCCTTTCAGGCCCTGACCATGCTCGGCTACGCCGTGGATGCCGTGTGCCCGGACAAGAAGGCCGGAGAGTTCGTGCGCACGTCCATCCACGATTTCGAGGGCGACCAGACCTACAGCGAAAAACGCGGCCACAACTTCACCCTGAACAAGGACTTCACGGCGGTGGACACGGCTGAATACGCCGGGCTGGTCATCCCCGGCGGACGCGCGCCGGAGTATATCCGCCTCAATCCGCGGGTGCTCGAAATCACGCGTGAATTCCATTCCGCGGGCAAACCTATCGCCGCCATCTGCCACGGGCCGCTGGTTCTGGTCACGGCGGGCGTGCTGCAGGGCAAAAGCTGCTCGGCCTACCCGGCCTGCGGACCGGACGTGACCTGCTCGGGCGGCAAATACGCCGACATCGCTCTGGACAAGGCCCATGTGGACGGCAATCTGGTCACGGCTCCGGCCTGGCCCGCACATCCGGACTGGATCGCCAAGTTTGCCGCTCTGCTCGGCGCCAAAATCACCATCTGA
- the pyrF gene encoding orotidine-5'-phosphate decarboxylase, protein MKNLPDLVVALDFPDVQPALDLARRLQGVVPWVKVGLELYLAAGKDMIARLKDMDFRVFLDLKFMDIPNTVDAAVFQATCMGADMLTVHALGGEAMCRAAQTGRDRALLPGRMPPVLLAVTVLTSMGPGSLPWNPGGTAEELHDFTVRLAGLAQNWNLDGVVCSGREVRAIRASCGDGFRLLTPGIRLPDAGAGDQSRVCTPCQAARDGSDFLVVGRPITQAADPVAAARTYLEKREA, encoded by the coding sequence ATGAAAAATCTTCCCGACCTCGTCGTGGCTCTGGATTTCCCCGATGTTCAGCCCGCTCTGGATCTGGCCCGCCGTCTGCAGGGAGTGGTCCCCTGGGTCAAGGTCGGGCTGGAGCTGTATCTGGCCGCCGGAAAGGACATGATCGCCCGGCTCAAGGACATGGACTTCAGGGTGTTTCTGGACCTCAAATTCATGGACATCCCCAACACCGTGGACGCGGCCGTCTTTCAGGCCACGTGCATGGGCGCGGACATGCTCACCGTGCATGCTCTGGGGGGTGAGGCCATGTGCCGGGCCGCCCAGACCGGACGGGACCGGGCCCTGCTCCCGGGCCGGATGCCTCCCGTCCTTCTGGCCGTGACGGTACTGACCAGCATGGGGCCCGGCAGCCTGCCCTGGAATCCCGGAGGAACGGCGGAGGAGCTGCATGATTTCACCGTCCGCCTGGCCGGTCTGGCCCAAAACTGGAATCTGGACGGCGTGGTCTGTTCAGGCCGGGAAGTTCGTGCTATACGGGCATCATGCGGGGACGGATTCCGGCTGCTGACTCCGGGCATCCGCCTGCCCGACGCCGGAGCCGGGGACCAGTCGCGGGTCTGCACGCCGTGTCAGGCAGCCCGGGACGGCAGCGATTTTCTGGTGGTGGGCAGACCCATCACTCAGGCCGCGGACCCGGTCGCAGCGGCACGGACATATCTGGAAAAACGCGAGGCATAA